The following proteins are co-located in the Solea solea chromosome 21, fSolSol10.1, whole genome shotgun sequence genome:
- the si:ch211-216b21.2 gene encoding heparan sulfate glucosamine 3-O-sulfotransferase 3A1 — protein sequence MAFSRINKLDPPSRGVFRRAAVMLCSLLCSLFLLHCLVDTTNTISPSPVRASGGRCAELFEDLRSLRSKRLVHEWSAAGSELKGYGRAAPPPADEESVILPPPDLVSSGRVSPRFAGKLSPLGEGSKKLPQALIIGVKKGGTRALLEFLRVHPDIRAVGAEPHFFDRNYDNGLEWYRELMPKTLEGQITMEKTPSYFVTREAPARISAMSRDTKLIVVVRDPVTRAISDYTQTLSKKPDIPSFESLTFKNRTTGLIDTSWSAIQIGIYAKHLDNWLQYFPMEQILFVSGERLISDPAGELGRVQDFLGLKRIITDKHFYFNQTKGFPCLKKAEGSSKPHCLGKTKGRTHPNIDPEVVQRLRDFYRPFNMKFYQMTGRFFGWDD from the exons ATGGCTTTTAGCCGCATCAATAAACTGGACCCCCCGTCCCGAGGCGTCTTCAGGAGAGCGGCGGTCATGCTCTgctccctcctctgctctctcttcctcctgcacTGCCTCGTCGACACCACCAACACCATCTCCCCTTCGCCGGTCAGAGCCTCCGGGGGTCGGTGCGCGGAGCTTTTCGAGGACCTGCGGTCACTGAGGAGTAAGAGGCTGGTCCACGAGTGGAGCGCCGCCGGGTCGGAACTGAAGGGCTACGGGCGCGCCGCGCCGCCTCCCGCGGATGAGGAGTCCGTCATCCTGCCGCCTCCGGATTTAGTTTCCTCCGGGAGAGTGTCGCCGAGGTTCGCAGGTAAACTCAGTCCGCTCGGCGAGGGGAGCAAGAAGCTGCCACAGGCGCTCATCATCGGGGTGAAGAAAGGAGGCACCCGGGCTCTACTGGAGTTCCTGCGGGTTCATCCAGACATCAGAGCCGTGGGAGCCGAGCCGCACTTCTTCGACCGCAACTATGACAACGGACTGGAGTGGTAcag agAGCTGATGCCCAAGACCCTGGAGGGCCAGATCACCATGGAGAAAACGCCCAGTTACTTTGTGACCAGAGAGGCTCCAGCCAGGATCTCCGCCATGTCCCGGGACACCAAGCTGATCGTGGTCGTGAGGGACCCGGTCACCAGAGCTATCTCAgactacacacagacactgtctAAGAAGCCTGACATTCCCTCTTTCGAGAGCCTCACCTTCAAAAACAGGACTACGGGGCTCATCGACACCTCGTGGAGCGCCATCCAGATTGGCATCTACGCCAAACACCTGGACAACTGGCTGCAGTATTTCCCCATGGAGCAGATCCTGTTTGTGAGCGGCGAGCGTCTCATCAGCGACCCAGCGGGGGAGCTGGGCCGCGTGCAGGACTTCCTGGGCCTCAAGAGGATCATCActgacaaacacttttattttaaccagaCCAAGGGTTTCCCGTGCCTCAAGAAGGCCGAGGGCAGCAGCAAGCCTCACTGCCTAGGAAAAACCAAAGGGAGGACCCATCCCAACATTGACCCAGAGGTGGTGCAGAGGCTGCGGGACTTCTACAGGCCATTTAACATGAAGTTCTACCAGATGACGGGGCGTTTTTTTGGCTGGGACGACTGA